One window from the genome of Oncorhynchus kisutch isolate 150728-3 linkage group LG21, Okis_V2, whole genome shotgun sequence encodes:
- the LOC109866172 gene encoding claudin-20-like, whose product MASSAMQILAFALALLGVLGATVATLLPNWKVSADVGSNIMTAISQMQGLWMDCTWYSTGVFSCTLKYSVLSLPAYLQTARTTMVLSCMMACLGLCLAALGLKCTRWGGSHRAKGHAAIGAGGCFILAGILCLVPASWFTNEVITTFLDSNVPESSKYEPGGAVYVTFVSAGLLLAGGVIFCLSCPGKREGQLDYTSTSTSTTFPDKLLQQQINQEQIQRDQLQRDLILREQLQRGQKDFEQQTSPNEQSSREQLQWSDKGPQDEAHEADEIQQEEPLQEKPLHEDKGTQQFYSPSRVPPKDARAGYSLQDYV is encoded by the coding sequence ATGGCGTCCTCCGCCATGCAGATCCTCGCCTTTGCCCTGGCGCTGCTGGGCGTCCTGGGCGCCACTGTGGCCACGCTGCTGCCCAACTGGAAGGTGAGTGCCGACGTGGGCTCCAACATCATGACTGCCATCTCCCAGATGCAGGGGCTGTGGATGGACTGCACCTGGTACAGCACCGGCGTGTTCAGCTGCACCTTGAAGTACTCCGTGCTGTCGCTGCCCGCCTACCTGCAGACCGCCCGGACGACAATGGTTCTGTCGTGCATGATGGCTTGCCTTGGCCTCTGTCTCGCTGCCCTGGGGCTCAAATGTACCCGCTGGGGGGGCAGTCACCGGGCAAAGGGACACGCGGCCATCGGGGCGGGGGGTTGCTTCATCTTGGCTGGCATCCTCTGCTTGGTGCCCGCTTCCTGGTTCACCAACGAGGTAATCACTACCTTCCTGGACTCCAACGTACCCGAGAGCAGTAAATACGAACCTGGGGGGGCCGTGTACGTGACCTTTGTCTCTGCCGGCCTACTGCTGGCCGGTGGGGTCATCTTTTGTTTGTCGTGTCCCGGGAAAAGAGAGGGGCAGTTGGATTATACGTCGACATCCACCTCTACCACCTTTCCtgacaaactactgcagcagcaGATAAACCAGGAGCAAATACAGCGCGACCAGCTCCAGCGTGACCTGATACTGCGGGAGCAACTGCAACGGGGGCAGAAGGACTTTGAACAGCAGACGTCGCCTAATGAGCAGTCAAGCCGCGAGCAGCTTCAATGGAGTGACAAAGGGCCCCAGGATGAGGCCCACGAAGCTGACGAAATCCAGCAGGAGGAGCCTCTACAGGAGAAGCCTCTACATGAAGACAAGGGAACGCAACAGTTCTACTCTCCATCCAGAGTCCCTCCAAAAGACGCCCGGGCAGGCTACAGCCTGCAGGACTATGTTTAA